CTTGATCGTGGGTCACGAAGATGGTAGCGATTCCCACTTCCTTTTGCACTCTGCGGATCTCTTCCCGCAGACTCACCCGCACCTTGGCATCGAGTGCCGATAGTGGCTCATCGAGCAAGAGGACGGCCGGTTCGATCGCGAGGGCGCGGGCAAGGGCGACCCGCTGCTGTTGTCCACCGGAAAGCTGGTGCGCAAAGCGCTCGCCGAGATCTCCAAGCCCTACAAGGTCGAGTAGGTCACGGGAGCGCTCCCGCCGTTTGCTTGCTGGGACATGGCGAATCTTGAGGCCGAATTCGATGTTCTGTGCAGCCGTTAGGTGTGGGAAAAGGCTGTACTGCTGGAAGACGATCCCCATGTTACGCTTCGCGGTCGGCTGGAGCGTGATATCCTGCTCATCCACGAATACTCGGCCTCCATCCAAGCGTTCCAGTCCGGCCACCGATCGAAGCGCTGTCGTCTTACCACATCCGGAGGGACCCAGTAGTACGACCAGTTCACCAGCTTGTATCCGCAAGGAGAAGCCATCGAGCGCATGCATCGTACCGTAGTACTTCTCTAATCCCTCAAGCCGAAGTTCACCCCGTGACACGCATCCTCCTTGTTTTTTTGGTACGACCACCACCGAAGATGGTGACCAACGAGAGCGGTACAAAAGCCACTAACAGTGCGACTAGGGAGACCGCAACCGCCTCAGCTGCTGCCGTGAGACCGATCTGCACGATATAGACGGGAAAGGTGTTGAAACTGAGGAGAGAAGCCACCACGAACTCGCCTAGCGCATAAGCGCCAGCCAGAATAAGGGCTCCCACCATTCCAGCGCGAAGGTTCGGCAACAATACCCCCACCAGCGTGCGAGTCCAGCTTGCACCCAACGACTGCGACGCCTCAACAAGGGTGTTGACATCTAGCGACCGAACAGCGGTATCGAAGGTTCGATAGCTATAGGGAAGGGCAAGCATCACATAGATCGGTGCCAGAATAAATGGAGAGGTCAGAATCAGGTTCAAGATACTGTGATAGGCCCCCAACAGCCCGAGAACGACGACGACAGAAGGTACGCCAAGTGGTACGATACTGAGCGCATCAAGGAGGCCTCTGAGCTTAGGTATCCGCACGGTCACCCAGATGGAGGTGGGTATGACCAACAGTCCCGTGAGGATCACGGTCGCAATGGCCACTTGGAACGACAACCAAAGCGATGAGCGGAAGTTCGGATCATCAAAAAGCGAGCGATACGCTGAGAAGGTGATATGGTTGTGGACCCCAAGGACTGAGTACCGCGCCGACGCAAGAATGGGAATCAAAAAAAATGCACCCACCAAGATCAGCACAACGGCACGGAAAACTCGTCCGATACCGGCTTGTCGAAGATGGAGACCGTCGCCTCCGGGAGTTACCGCAACCAACGCGAAGCCCTCCTCTGGCTCAGTACGTAGACGGTAGCCGCGAGCGCGACCACGATGATCATCCCGAGCCCCAACGCATTGCCGAGATTCCCTTGGCCAGCGGCGACATTTCCCGAGATGAGACTGCCGATCTGAATGGGTACGAGCGGCAATGTCCCAGACGTCAGCGCCTCAGCGGTCGCATAGGCCGCAAACGCGTCGGCGAAGATCACCACAGTACCCGACAGAATCGCGGGTAATAGTATCGGTAAACCAATCGACCACCAGAAGCGTGTCTTGGAGGCCCCCAACGAACGTGCCGCTTCGACCCAGGCGGATTTGATGTTTTGGATCGGTCCTAACATCACCAGGATCATGACCGGAATCAGGAAGTACTGGTAGACAATGATGAGTCCAACGACCGAATACAGCGAGAAGCCATGGGCGTAGAGATTGATACCCATACCGGAGAGGATCTTGGTGACGATCCCAAAATTGCCAAGTGTGGCGATGAAGGCGAAGGCGAGCGGGACGCCTCCGGTATTGGCAAGCACACTTGAGCTCGACTGGACTAGCGCACGCGGACGACCCCGCGTCGCAGCAACCGCTAACGCCGCGACAAACCCAACGACAACCGCGATCAGCGTGCTGCCAATGGAGAGTTCGAAGGAAGCGACATAGGAGTGCAAGTAGGGACCCGAAAATGCCAGGCGCAGATTCGCCAGCGTCGGCTTACCACTATCCGACTCAAAGGCTCCCACCAGCACCGACACCGCTGGGATAATGAGAAAGACGGCCAGAAACAAGAGGTACGGGACGACCCCACCGTAGCGCCGCAATTGACGTCGTGGTCGGATCGCGGGAGGAGAGCTGGGGGAACTCTCCTCCCGATTGCGGGTAAGCGTTGAGACCATCAGACCTTTGGCCAGTTAGCGAGGATCACGGTCTGTGCGGCGTTGAGCTGTGCCTGGCTTGGGAAGACAGGTGTACCGCTCACCGGTGGCACCGCGGCAAGGTAGGTCTTGTTGACGGTCCCTTCCTTGATCATCGAGCTCAGTCGGATTGGATCGGTGTATCCCTTCAACCAGAGGTTTTGGCCCGTGTTCGAGTAGAGATACTCTTCCCAGAGGCGGGCAGCTGCTGGATGCGGAGCATACTTGGCGATCGCTTGGGCATAATAGGAGGCGTAGTGCACACCCTTGGGAATGACGACTTTCCAATCGATCTTACCCTTGAGCGCGTTCTCATAGGCGACGTTCAAGTAGTCCCAGTCGATGTTGACCTTGACCTCCCCGGAGCCAATCGTGGCCGCCGAAGATTGTACAGGAATGAAGTTACCGATCGCTTTGAGGTGCTCAAAGTACTTGATACCCGGCATGATGTTGCTGTAGGATCCACCATTGCCAAGTGCCGCTGCGATCACGCCCGAGAAGGCGGCTCCGGCATCCTCTGGATCTCCATCGAGTGCGACCCCACCATGGAAGGCAGGATTGGTCAGGCTTGCAAAGCTCGTCACCGGGGTCTTTGTAAGGGCAGCATTGTACCCAATGGAGATATAGCCGCCATAGTCGCAGAACCACTGGCCAGAAGCAGACTTGCAATCAGCCGGGATCTGATTCCAGTCTTGGACCTTGTAGTTGGCGAAGAGGCCCTTCTTCGCACCTGTAACGGCAAAGGGAATGCCCACATCAACCACGTCTGCTGACCGCGAGGAGCCCTTCAACGTAGACAAACCATCGATCTCGGTAGCAGAAGAAGCTTCTGGGCTCACGTCAGTAATTTTGATCCCATACTTCTTCTGGAAATCGGTCATGATCTGGCCATAGTTGGCCCAGTCGTCAGGCAGTGCCGTCACGGTCAACGCACCCTCTGCCTTGGCCGCCTTGACGAGATTCGCCATCCCACCACAAGCAGCAAGCGAGGAACAGGTTGCGTAGTCGACTGCCTTGCTTGATGTGTTGGCACTGGTACTCGCACTCGATGAGCTTCCGCAAGCGCTAAGCAGCACCGCTGCCGCGCCTACCATCGCTACTCCAATCTTCATTGCCTTCAAAGCTGACTCCTTTTTTGCATGTGATCACTCATTGCATCACAACCTACGAGAGCGAAGAGAACGCCGAGTCTCGGTTGTACCAACGCTTGGTGAACGACAACCAAACTTTTAGAACCACCTTCGGCACTGCGGAGATATCTGCTGGCTTCATCACAACATCGAATTCCGATCGGGTTCGACAGTATGATGGTACTAGTACGTCGCGATCCCATGTTTGCACGCCACTGAGGCCATCTCCTGGTTGCAGTACCCCAGTAGCGACCCCACCGTAGCGCCGCAATTGACGTCGTGGTCGGATCGCGGGAGGAGAGCTGGGGGAACTCTCCTCCCGATTGCGGGTAAGCGTTGAGACCATCAGACCTTTGGCCAGTTAGCGAGGATCACGGTCTGTGCGGCGTTGAGCTGTGCCTGGCTTGGGAAGACAGGTGTACCGCTCACCGGTGGCACCGCGGCAAGGTAGGTCTTGTTGACGGTCCCTTCCTTGATCATCGAGCTCAGTCGGATTGGATCGGTGTATCCCTTCAACCAGAGGTTTTGGCCCGTGTTCGAGTAGAGATACTCTTCCCAGAGGCGGGCAGCTGCTGGATGCGGAGCATACTTGGCGATCGCTTGGGCATAATAGGAGGCGTAGTGCACACCCTTGGGAATGACGACTTTCCAATCGATCTTACCCTTGAGCGCGTTCTCATAGGCGACGTTCAAGTAGTCCCAGTCGATGTTGACCTTGACCTCCCCGGAGCCAATCGTGGCCGCCGAAGATTGTACAGGAATGAAGTTACCGATCGCTTTGAGGTGCTCAAAGTACTTGATACCCGGCATGATGTTGCTGTAGGATCCACCATTGCCAAGTGCCGCTGCGATCACGCCCGAGAAGGCGGCTCCGGCATCCTCTGGATCTCCATCGAGTGCGACCCCACCATGGAAGGCAGGATTGGTCAGGCTTGCAAAGCTCGTCACCGGGGTCTTTGTAAGGGCAGCATTGTACCCAATGGAGATATAGCCGCCATAGTCGCAGAACCACTGGCCAGAAGCAGACTTGCAATCAGCCGGGATCTGATTCCAGTCTTGGACCTTGTAGTTGGCGAAGAGGCCCTTCTTCGCACCTGTAACGGCAAAGGGAATGCCCACATCAACCACGTCTGCTGACCGCGAGGAGCCCTTCAACGTAGACAAACCATCGATCTCGGTAGCAGAAGAAGCTTCTGGGCTCACGTCAGTAATTTTGATCCCATACTTCTTCTGGAAATCGGTCATGATCTGGCCATAGTTGGCCCAGTCGTCAGGCAGTGCCGTCACGGTCAACGCACCCTCTGCCTTGGCCGCCTTGACGAGATTCGCCATCCCACCACAAGCAGCAAGCGAGGAACAGGTTGCGTAGTCGACTGCCTTGCTTGATGTGTTGGCACTGGTACTCGCACTCGATGAGCTTCCGCAAGCGCTAAGCAGCACCGCTGCCGCGCCTACCATCGCTACTCCAATCTTCATTGCCTTCAAAGCTGACTCCTTTATACGTCACTAATTGGTTATGTTCCGTGAGAGACACTACGACGACAAGAAGAACTCCAGCCCATCATCGGTGGACAGACAGGTGAACACAAAGAGAACTTTGATGTTGCGTCGGTCAGAGGACCAGGGCCTCACGTACACTGACACCATGAAGGTAGTTGTCGTTGGTGCAGGCATACTGGGAACTTGGATGGCCATCCACCTGGTCGAGCAGGGACACTCAGTGCTCCATCTCGAACGCGATAATCAACCACAGAGTGCGAGCATCCGCAATCTCGGCCTCATTTGGATCTCCGGTCGCGAGGCTGGCGTCGAACTCGACACCGCGCTCTCCGCCAGAGATCGATGGTGTCGACAACAGGCACTCTGGCCAGAACTCCCATTGAGAACTGCGGGGTCGCTCACTATGGCGCCAATCGAGGCTGACGTGGCCGCCTTAGAGGCTGCCGTCGCACTCCCTGACGCTCCTACCCGTGGATTCACACTCCTTGGCAACAAAGAGCTTCTTTACCGCTACGGCATCAAAGCACCAACTACGCTTGGACTCTTCTGTTCCATGGATGCAATCACCGAACCACGTTCGCTCCTGACAATCCTGCGAGAGAGACTCGCACTTGATCCGAACTATCGCTATCGTGCCAATGCGGAGGTGATCTACTGCCACGAAGAGGAGCTGGAGTTGATCAACCATACTCGCATTCCCTTTGACTACGTCTTCTTTGCCACAGGAGTGAGTGACCTTCGAAGCTTCGGGTTCAATGCCTCCGAGAGGCTCACTCGCACTCAACTGCAGATGCTCCAGACTGCTGGCCATGCGAGAACACTCCCACCGGCGATCGCAGATACCGACTCTTTTCGCTATTACCCCGCCTTCACATCGCTGCGCTCAATGCTGGCGCCACAGGAGCCGGTTGCTGGCCGTTACGGAGCTCAACTCCTCCTCGCACAACGAAGCGATGGTTCCCTCACTATTGGCGACACCCACGAGGAGTATGGTTCACCCTTCCTGGACTCAGTCATTGAGACCCATCTTGTAGAACGAGCTAGAACAGTTTTGGGCCAAGAGATTGCCCCCACCGCCCAGCGATGGCAGGGAGTCTATTCGCGACTCGTGCCTGGCGATGAGGCCGTCTACTTCTCCGAACAGGTAAGGTCAAACGCAAGATGGGTGACTGGCCTCGGAGGCAGAGGCATGACGATATCGCCCCAGGCCGCCTATGAGGCCGTAGAGGAGGCGCTCCGATGATGGAGCCGCACTATGAACTGAGGAACGTGGAGCTTGTCTGCTTTGATATGGCTGGCACTACCGTGCAGGATGCTGGTCGAGTCCTTGAGGTATTCGATCGTGCGATCCTCGAGATCGAAGGTCGTCAGCCAACCGACGAGGAACGCGCCTACGTAGCAAGAACGATGGGGCAGTCAAAGATAGAAGTCTTCAGCGCGTTGCTCCATAGTGACGTAAAGGCCATCCAGGCAACTCAAGCGTTTGAACGTTACTATCGCGAAGCCGTGGAAGCATCTGGAGTCGAGGAGATACCTGGTGCGACAGACCTTCTTCGACGGCTTCACCACCAGGGTATCCGTGTCTTCTTGACGACCGGTTTCGCTGCCGTGACTCAGGAGCTGCTGATCGACAAGCTCGGCTGGGCCCCGTTCATTGATGGGGCACTCTGCCCCACCGAACAGCTTCGCGGGCGTCCATATCCGGACATGCTCTTAGCGGCGTCGTTGGCCGCACAAGTGACGAGCATGGCGCAGGTGGTGTCTGTAGGCGATACCACAATGGATGCAACCTCTGGCAGAAACTCCGCCGTCGGCGCGGTGATCGGCGTCCTGACAGGGGGGTTCTCCGAGGAGGCACTGCGCCAAGCTGGTGCACACCGGGTGCTCCCTAGCGTTGCCAATCTAGCCCTTACCCCAGGCTAGAAAATGGAGTCCGTGAAAGCTAGTCGTGCCCACGCGAGTCCCCTTAGGGGATCCATTCGCATTCACTAAAGCTCTGTACCGACTGTCTGATACCGCCTACTAGGCACAACCAGCACTAGGAACGCGCCTAATGTCACATCGACCTATCCCCAAATGGCGCGCCGCCACCCGACTTCTGGGTCATCCTCGACGAGCGATGAACCATCCTACGCGCCAATCGCACAACCCCGACTAGATCCTTCGCTACCCCATCGCGGTGACCAAACTCTTTTGAGGCCACCGGTGATCATTTACGCAACGACCGATGGCCCTCCTCTCATCTAACCAGAGGGCACCAATGGAGACGTGAACCTAGGTCAGACGCTCCGCAAATTCGCGGCCTTCATCAGGTGTTCGTCACAAAATGCATGCCCGTAGCAGCCCTCGCCTCCCCTGGCCAGCGCATTGTCACTGCCTTGGCGCGGGTATAAAATCGGATCCCCTCTTCCCCGTGCACATGAGTATCTCCGAAGAGCGAAAACTTCGATCCACCAAAGGAGTGATAGGCCACTGGGACCGGTATCGGCACATTAACACCAACCATCCCGGAGTCGATATTCCGGATGAAGGTTCGTGCCGCACCACCACTGCCTGTAAAAATAGCGGCTCCGTTGGCATAGGGGTTCTCGTTAACCAGAGCGATGGCCTCATCAAGGGTCGACGCCCGTAAAACGAGTAGAACGGGACCGAAGATCTCCTCTCGATAGGCATCCATATCCAAACGGACACCATCGATGAGGGTGGGTCCAAAGAAGAAGCCAGCCTCCTTGACAAGTGGATGTTGTCGGCCATCAACCATGATCGTCGCCCCTTTTGCCTCTGCCTCACTGACAAGACGTGCAACGCGATCGCGATGAACGCCGGTGATGAGAGGGCCCATCTCTGATTTGGGGTCAAGATAGGAACCGACAGTGAGCTGTTGCATCCGCTCCTTGATGGCAGATAGGTACTGTTCGCCATCGTCACCGACGAGCACCATCACCGAAATGGCCATGCAACGCTCACCCGCGCTACCATACGCCGCGGAGACAGCCGCCTCGGCGACCGTCTCAACATCTGCGTCCGGCAACACCACCATGTGATTCTTTGCTCCGCCGAGAGCCTGAACGCGCTTGCCAGCGTGAGCGGCGCGTTCATAGATGGATCGGGCAATGGGAGTAGACCCGACAAACGAGATGGCCTTGATATCGGGGTGTTCAAGGATGCGGCCAACGGTCCGCTGATCCCCATTGACGACATTGAAGAGCCCCGGTGGTCCGCCAGCCTCGACGAAGAGTTCCGCAAGGCGTAACGCTGTAGAGGGGTCCTTTTCTGAGGGTTTGAGAACGAAACCATTACCGGTGGCGAGTGCAACCGGGAACATCCACATCGGGACCATCGCCGGAAAATTGAAAGGCGTAATCCCTGCCGCCACACCGAGAGGATATCGCACCGACATGGCATCAACCCCACGGGAAACCGAATCGTTGTACTGCCCCTTGAGCAGCTGAGGTAGACCGGTGACAAACTCGACTACCTCGACCCCTCGGGCAAACTCGCCACCAGCGTCACCAAGGACCTTGCCGTGTTCCTCGCTGATCAGCGCAACAATCTCGTTGCGATGCGCCAGCAAAAGACTCCGGTAGTCGAACATCACACGTTGGCGGCGTGCTAGTGATTCCTCGCCCCATCCGACCTGAGCGGCCTTTGCCGCAGCAACCGCATGATCGACGACAGCCTCGTCGGCGAAGAGTACTTCGCGAACCGGTCGACCGAGTGCCGGATTATAGACCGGGCCCCGCTCGTCTCCCTCAAAGATCTCCTTGCCATCGATAAAGTGGCCAATCAACTCGCGCGTCATACCTGAGCACCCCCTAGTACCTCTTTGAAGATCGCGATGGCTTCGCCCATCTCCTCCTGGGTGACCGATAGCGGAGGAGCAATGCGCAAGACGTTACCGAAGAGACCACCCTTGCCGATCAAGAGTCCGCGCCGTTTGGCATGCTCTAACGCCTCATTGGCCAACTTCGGTGCTGGATCCATGTTGGGTCCCTCAACGAATTCCACACCAAGCATCAAACCCTTGCCGCGAATCTCCCCAATAGAGGGGTTGGTGGCGGCCGCTTCCTCGAGCCCTTGTCGGAGTTCGGCGCCACGCTCGAGAGCATTCTGTTGTAGCTGATGGCGCAGCAGATAGTCAAAGGTCGCCACTCCCGCAGTCGCCGCCACCGGCGAACCGCCAAAGGTCGAGATCGAACTCGCCCCGAGCGAGTCCATAATCTCTCCGCGAGCAATAACGCCCGCCAGCGCCATACCATTGCCAACACCCTTTGCGAAGGTGATCATGTCCGGCTGGACGCCCTGTGCCTCATAACCCCAAAAATGCTCGCCCGTGCGACCGAAGCCGGTCTGAACCTCATCGGAGATGTAGAGAATGCCATGCGGAGCCAGGATCTTTTGGAGCTCACCAAAATATCCATCAGGAGGTAAACAGAATCCCCCAACCCCCTGGATCGGCTCAGCGATAATGGCCGCGACATCCCCACTGGTGGTTGTCATCAAAACATCTTCGAGGTCTGCCTTACCACGGGCAAGGTACTCGGCATCGGTGAGGCCTGCCAGCGGACCACGCAAGCGTGACCCACCTTGCAGCCAGCTCACAGCCAATGGTGAGAAGGAAGATGGCGACCAGTTGCGGTTGCCGGTCACCGAGATCTGCGTGAAAGATCTCCCGTGATAGCTATTCTTAATCGCAATCACTTGGTTCGACCGACGGTAGGAAGAGGCGAGCAACAACGCTGCATCATTGGCCTCGGTCCCCGACGTAGTGAAGAATACTTTGGCATCAGGGATCCCTGACTGAGCCGCTAGGCGTTCAGCGAGCTCCACCATTGGTTCAATCAGGTAGAGGGTTGAACTATGAATGATCCGACCTGCTTGCTCGGCAATCGCATCAACGACTTCGGGGACCGCATGACCGACCATAGTGGTCAAGATCCCTCCAAAGAAATCGAGATAGCGGCGCCCATCCGCATCAAAGACATAGCGACCCTCACCACGTTCAATTTGGATCGGTTCGTCATAATAGAGTGAAATCCATGTTGGTAGCACCGCTCGATGGCGTTGCAAAAGACTATCGGCCACGTTGTCCCTCCTACGATTACGGCTAACTTCTCCTATAATAGCCAACATTGTATGACCCATAGAGGGTTTAATGTACCAAACATTCTTTATGATCTGCTAAGCTACCCATCGATGATTGAGAGGTCCAACTTCCACACCACCGAAGAGATCTGCCAGATGCTCGGATCTGCAATTAGCCGCAATGGTATGCGCGGTCTCACTGAAGCGTTTATCCAGCTCACACGCGACGGCAGACTCCGATCGGGCGATCGTTTGCCGTCGATACGACAACTGGCTGACCATCTTGGCGTCTCGCCAACGACCGTCGCCGCCTCCTGGTCACACCTGGCACAGCTCGGACTCTTGAGTTCCCATGGACGTCGAGGGAGCTTCGTGACCGAGACAACGAGATTCACACCCGCAGCCCCACGTTGGCACTTCTATGAGGACTCCCAGAGCTATGCACTGGACTTTGCCTCAGGCGTCCCCGATCCTCGCCTGCTCCCAAGTCCAGTTGCATCCCTCGTCCACCTGGGTAGTTCTGCGATATCCTCCTACCTCGACCCACCGGTCTATCCACCGTTGGTCGATACCCTCGCCCAGTTGGTCCCCAGCCGTCTCACTGAGTCCGACTTCGACCTCACCATCGTCGATGGTGCTCTCGATGCCATTGATCGCGTATTGGCTATCGGCCCCTCCTACCATCGGGCCGTTATTCTCGAAGAGCCCAACTTCCCCGCCCTCTACGATCTCGTGGAGAGTCATGGCCTTGAAATCCGACCGGTTGCCGTCGACGATCAGGGTATCAGTACCACTGGCCTGCGCGCCGAACTAGCGAAAGGTGGTGTCGGTGCAGTTTTGCTACAGCCTCGATCGCAGAATCCAACGGGCTCCTCACTCTCCAAACAACGGGCCCTTGAGATCGCAGAGATTCTCGGTCAATACCCTGAGGTAATGGTGCTAGAGGACGACCACTCTGGCCTAGTGAGTGGCGAGCCGCTCTGGACGATGGCCGAAACGCTCGGCAGCCGAATCGTCTATATCTTGAGTTTCTCGAAGTCCCATGGTCCGGACCTCCGCCTTGCCGCTGTATTCGCCAACCATGATCTGGTCGCCGATCTCAACCGTAGACGCACCCTGGGACCCTCCTGGTCATCCAAGCTTCTCCAGGCTACCTTGCACCAAATGCTCACTGATGCGAAAATCCAGGACCTTACATTGGCGGCCCAGTTCGCCTATAGTGAGCGGCGAACAGCGGTAGCAGACCTTTTCCAAATGAAGGCGACCGGCTCCGGCATCAATGTCTGGGTCGACACCGCTGATTCCTTGCATGCACTGCTGCAACTCACCCATGAGCACATCCGGGTTGCACCGGGAACGAACTTTTACGCCACCACCTCAACCACCGCGCACCAGTTCCGCTTCACCTTGAGCGAACCGACCACGGAGTTCAACCTCGCACTCGAAGCAGTCGCCTCCGCCATCGCTAAGATGCCCCGAACGAGTTCCTACCGATAACAATCCCTCGCTGCGCAGGAACACCGTCGCCGAATGCGAGAGTTCGCCCACAGCTTCCGATCATGGCCTTGACCGGTCAGACGGGCGGACCGAGAACCCCAGACCAGCCCGACTGGGGAGTTCAACGCCGACAACACAACCACACATCGGACGGCAGCTTCCCTACGCCGAGCTAGCGAGTACTGCACCGACGGACCGGTTCCCAAAGATCAACCGGAGATAGGTTCGCGGGACGGTCCTAGCTATGCGTCCCGTCAGCGAGTTCCCCGTTCGCATGCGACTGCACTCGCTCCGCAAGATCGTCAAGGGCGGTTCGAATGATCTTGACCTCAGCCCTACGCTTCACAAAAGACGGTAGCGGAACGATGAGCTCCGCGGAGAGCTCGTAGGTGACCTGCGTCATTTCGTTCGCACTGCGATCAAAAGTGTAGCGGCCGTCCATCTTTGAGGTGATATCCCCTGCCACCTGACTCCAGCTGATGGAGTGTGGTGCATCGCTGTAATCATAGAGCAAGGTATACGACGCACTCCGTCCGAAGGCACCGGTACGAAACGCGACCCTCAGTGGTCGACCAGCGGTATCATGCTCAACGACCTGAACGCTCCGTACATCAGAGGCCCACGTTGGATAGCTTTCAACCTCAACAACGGCCTGAAAACAGGCGTCAACACTCGCAGGGATCTCCTTTGAGTCCGATGTGATATCCATCGCTTCCTCCTCTACCCATTGACTCTACCCACGAGCCAAGGCGTGCAGTGATGCCTCATATGCCTTACTTAGCTGATCATAGTCAAAATTCGTTCGAATGTATGCGCTTGTCTCGCGGCGGTACAACTTGAGACGTGCCGGATCCGCCAGTAGCTCACGCAGCAACCGAGCCAGCTCCTTCGGCCCCGCTACCTCCAAGAGGTGCCCGCTCTTAGGAGCGAGCGCCTCACCGGTTCCCCCAGAGGCTCCGACGATAGCGGGCGTTCCGCACGCCTGGGCCTCAAGGATGACGATGCCAAACCCCTCTCGCTCGATCCCAAACCACCGATCTCGGGCAGGGAAGACGAAGAGATCGGCCGCCTGATATAGCTCAATTTTGGCCTCCTCTGCGAGGGGACCATGGAAGACCACCGAGCTGGGGACCGCTGCGGCGAGTCGCATGAGACGCGCCCGATCGCGCCCATCGCCGACAATATGGATCTCTGCACCGGTCCTCG
The window above is part of the Ferrimicrobium sp. genome. Proteins encoded here:
- a CDS encoding ATP-binding cassette domain-containing protein, which produces MSRGELRLEGLEKYYGTMHALDGFSLRIQAGELVVLLGPSGCGKTTALRSVAGLERLDGGRVFVDEQDITLQPTAKRNMGIVFQQYSLFPHLTAAQNIEFGLKIRHVPASKRRERSRDLLDLVGLGDLGERFAHQLSGGQQQRVALARALAIEPAVLLLDEPLSALDAKVRVSLREEIRRVQKEVGIATIFVTHDQEEALAIADRIGVMNRGVLEQLGTPAEIYAAPATEFVAEFVGKVNRIHGTVTRDSTVLTPGFGAFSIGGPLTVGGQVAVLVRPEQLGVRVTADGGCHLVEMSFLGSSFAAHVQGIDGSRVVVAVSPEESIALSVGDRVEVFQRGPTLLVLAEDRVGGPVPEFAESD
- a CDS encoding ABC transporter permease subunit; amino-acid sequence: MVAVTPGGDGLHLRQAGIGRVFRAVVLILVGAFFLIPILASARYSVLGVHNHITFSAYRSLFDDPNFRSSLWLSFQVAIATVILTGLLVIPTSIWVTVRIPKLRGLLDALSIVPLGVPSVVVVLGLLGAYHSILNLILTSPFILAPIYVMLALPYSYRTFDTAVRSLDVNTLVEASQSLGASWTRTLVGVLLPNLRAGMVGALILAGAYALGEFVVASLLSFNTFPVYIVQIGLTAAAEAVAVSLVALLVAFVPLSLVTIFGGGRTKKTRRMRVTG
- a CDS encoding ABC transporter permease subunit, giving the protein MVSTLTRNREESSPSSPPAIRPRRQLRRYGGVVPYLLFLAVFLIIPAVSVLVGAFESDSGKPTLANLRLAFSGPYLHSYVASFELSIGSTLIAVVVGFVAALAVAATRGRPRALVQSSSSVLANTGGVPLAFAFIATLGNFGIVTKILSGMGINLYAHGFSLYSVVGLIIVYQYFLIPVMILVMLGPIQNIKSAWVEAARSLGASKTRFWWSIGLPILLPAILSGTVVIFADAFAAYATAEALTSGTLPLVPIQIGSLISGNVAAGQGNLGNALGLGMIIVVALAATVYVLSQRRASRWLR
- a CDS encoding extracellular solute-binding protein, with translation MKIGVAMVGAAAVLLSACGSSSSASTSANTSSKAVDYATCSSLAACGGMANLVKAAKAEGALTVTALPDDWANYGQIMTDFQKKYGIKITDVSPEASSATEIDGLSTLKGSSRSADVVDVGIPFAVTGAKKGLFANYKVQDWNQIPADCKSASGQWFCDYGGYISIGYNAALTKTPVTSFASLTNPAFHGGVALDGDPEDAGAAFSGVIAAALGNGGSYSNIMPGIKYFEHLKAIGNFIPVQSSAATIGSGEVKVNIDWDYLNVAYENALKGKIDWKVVIPKGVHYASYYAQAIAKYAPHPAAARLWEEYLYSNTGQNLWLKGYTDPIRLSSMIKEGTVNKTYLAAVPPVSGTPVFPSQAQLNAAQTVILANWPKV
- a CDS encoding FAD-dependent oxidoreductase, translated to MLRRSEDQGLTYTDTMKVVVVGAGILGTWMAIHLVEQGHSVLHLERDNQPQSASIRNLGLIWISGREAGVELDTALSARDRWCRQQALWPELPLRTAGSLTMAPIEADVAALEAAVALPDAPTRGFTLLGNKELLYRYGIKAPTTLGLFCSMDAITEPRSLLTILRERLALDPNYRYRANAEVIYCHEEELELINHTRIPFDYVFFATGVSDLRSFGFNASERLTRTQLQMLQTAGHARTLPPAIADTDSFRYYPAFTSLRSMLAPQEPVAGRYGAQLLLAQRSDGSLTIGDTHEEYGSPFLDSVIETHLVERARTVLGQEIAPTAQRWQGVYSRLVPGDEAVYFSEQVRSNARWVTGLGGRGMTISPQAAYEAVEEALR
- a CDS encoding HAD family hydrolase, translating into MMEPHYELRNVELVCFDMAGTTVQDAGRVLEVFDRAILEIEGRQPTDEERAYVARTMGQSKIEVFSALLHSDVKAIQATQAFERYYREAVEASGVEEIPGATDLLRRLHHQGIRVFLTTGFAAVTQELLIDKLGWAPFIDGALCPTEQLRGRPYPDMLLAASLAAQVTSMAQVVSVGDTTMDATSGRNSAVGAVIGVLTGGFSEEALRQAGAHRVLPSVANLALTPG
- a CDS encoding CoA-acylating methylmalonate-semialdehyde dehydrogenase encodes the protein MTRELIGHFIDGKEIFEGDERGPVYNPALGRPVREVLFADEAVVDHAVAAAKAAQVGWGEESLARRQRVMFDYRSLLLAHRNEIVALISEEHGKVLGDAGGEFARGVEVVEFVTGLPQLLKGQYNDSVSRGVDAMSVRYPLGVAAGITPFNFPAMVPMWMFPVALATGNGFVLKPSEKDPSTALRLAELFVEAGGPPGLFNVVNGDQRTVGRILEHPDIKAISFVGSTPIARSIYERAAHAGKRVQALGGAKNHMVVLPDADVETVAEAAVSAAYGSAGERCMAISVMVLVGDDGEQYLSAIKERMQQLTVGSYLDPKSEMGPLITGVHRDRVARLVSEAEAKGATIMVDGRQHPLVKEAGFFFGPTLIDGVRLDMDAYREEIFGPVLLVLRASTLDEAIALVNENPYANGAAIFTGSGGAARTFIRNIDSGMVGVNVPIPVPVAYHSFGGSKFSLFGDTHVHGEEGIRFYTRAKAVTMRWPGEARAATGMHFVTNT